Below is a genomic region from Spirosoma radiotolerans.
GGCCAATGTTAAGCTTACCGTCGACCGATGTATAGATACCTGCCTTATAGGCAGCTACCGTTGCTGGACGAGATCCGGGTTTACCTTCGGCAAAGGAAGCAACTGAGGAAAGAACACCTAGTGAAAGGGCAACTACGAATGTTTTAACGAGCGTTTTCATGTTTGTATAGTTTTATCTTTTGGAGTAAATGCTGGTCGGGTCATTCCCGATTGGTGAAACAAAGATATGGGCCACAGACAGTACTATGCATTGCAAACTACTGGAACGGTTCTTAGACAGGATGAATGGATGAAAGCTTGGCCGACTGAGCAAACGGCGCGGATAGCTTTAGTTAAACTTCCGTTAAAAGTGAGCCAGTTATGGCTCGTCGGTGTTAAATAGGGACTGTAAAGCCATTATCTATTCTAAATGGACCTTATGGAAACGACCGAGACCGCCCTTCAGCTAGTGCCATTTCGTGGCAAATGGGACGACGAAGACGTAAAGCATTTGCTGAAGCGTACAACGTTTGGGGCCAGGCCCCAGGATGTTGCTCATCTGCGTACGCTCTCCATCCGCAAAGCCCTCAACGAACTGCTGACGGACGAACCGGCTCCTCCCCCACCCGTCAACAACTACAACGACGAGAAATATACCGACGACGAGATTCAGCCCGGCGAAACCTGGACAACATCCATCAATTACGACGGCATGAACAACGGTCGGCGCCGAAACTCGTTCAAAGCCTGGTGGCTGGGCTTAATGCTGAACCAGAATCGGAGCCTGCGCGAGAAAATGGTGGTTTTCTGGCATAACCATTTCGTTACCGAGACCAACATGGTTGACAATGCGCTGATGTGTTACCGCCATAATGCGCTGCTGCGGCAACATGCGCTGGGAAATTTTAAGGAACTGGTGAAAGCCGTTACCAAAGACCCGGCCATGCTCAAATACCTGAACGGTACGGCCAGCAACAAAAAAGCCCCCGACGAAAACTACGGCCGCGAATTGCAGGAATTATTTACCGTAGGCAAAGGCCCCGGCTCGCACTACACCGAAGTCGATGTAAAAGAAGCGGCCAAAGTGCTGACGGGCTTCCGGAATGATACCATCACGTATGTGAGCCTCTTCGATCCGGGTCGGCATGACAGCAGCGACAAAACCTTTTCAGACTTCTACGGGAATACCATCATAAAAGGACGGCGCGGACCAGAAGGCGAACAGGAATTAGATGATCTGCTCACGATGATTTTTGCCCAGGACGAGGTGGCGCGGTTCATCTGCCGAAAACTCTACCGTTTTTTTGTCTACCACCAGATCGACGCCGACACCGAAGTTAGCGTCATTACGCCCTTGGCGGCTGTTTTCCGGGCCAATAAATACGAGATCAAACCGGTGTTGCGCGAGCTATTCGGAAGCCGCCATTTTTTTGAAGCCAATAATCGCGGGGCAATCATCAAAAGTCCGCTGGATTATACCGTAGGCCTTTGTCGGGAGTTTGGCATCGCGTTTCCCGATGCCACAAACTACGCGGATCAATATGGGCTTTGGCTGGCGGTTCAAAATCAAGCCTCGGCCATGCAGCAAAACATCGGTGATCCGCCAAACGTGGCCGGTTGGCCAGCTTATTATCAGGAACCCATGTTCGACAAGATCTGGGTCAACTCTGATACGTTACCCAAGCGCAACGTGTTTTCGGATGGCATGACAACCGGCAGCATTGGCCGTAATGGCAAAAAGCTACTCATTGATGTTATTGCCTTCACCCAAACGCTGCCCAATCCCGCCGACCCGGTCGCCCTGATCGATGATGCCGTTCGGCGATTGTATATGCTGGAACTGCCGGATAAAGACAAAGAGTACATTAAAACCAGCATTTTGCTCTCGGGTCTACAGGATATGAAGTCGGACCATTACTGGACGCAGTCCTGGCAAAACATAACCGCCAAGCCCGACGACACGGTCAACAAAACCAACGTGACCCGAAAACTGAAGAGTTTGTATAAGTACCTCATGAACTTACCTCAGTATCAACTCACTTAATGGCGAAAGAGTGAATGAGTACAAGAGCGAATTTCGCTGATAGCAGTTTTCACTCTTTCGCTCATTCATTCTTTCGCTCTTTTTCTTATGCAACGTCGAGACTTCCTGAAAAATACGGCTATTGCCGGGGTTGTGCTACCCCAATTTTTAAGCGGATTTTCCGTAAAAGCCATGGCGCAAACGTCGTTGATACCAGCCAGCGGCCATGATCTGACAAATGACCGGGTGCTGGTTCTGATCCAGTTGAACGGCGGGAACGACGGCCTGAATACCGTTATTCCAATCGATCAATACGGTGCCTATCAGGCCGCGCGATCCAACATTGCGCTACCGCAGAACAAAATCCTGAAACTAACCGGTGCCGACGCAACGGGGCTGCACCCGGCTTTGGCGGGCATTCAGCAGTTGATCAATGAGGGCAAGGCAGGCATTGTGCAGGCGGTAAGTTACCCGAAGCCAAATTTCTCGCATTTCCGGGCCACCGACATCTGGATGACGGGTTCTGACGCCGATAAGATACTGCCGACGGGCTGGGCAGGGCGTTACCTGAACGACATATTTCCAGGATTTCCCGATAAATACCCTAATGAAACCATGCCTGATCCGCTGGCCATTCAGGTCGGGTCGGTGGTGGCGTCGGCTTTTCAGGGACCGTCGTTTACCATGGGGCTGGCGATTAGTAACCCAGGCAATTTTTACAACCTGATCGAAGATAAGACCGATACTACCAGCAACACGCGCTGGGGCGAACAGCTGGCTTACCTCGAAAAAGTATCCCGGAAAACCGACCAGTATGCGGGCGTCATCAGGAAAGCTGCCCTGAGCGTTACGAAGCAATCCGACAAGTATCCGGCAGCGGGCAAAAACGCTCTGGCCGATCAGCTAAAAATTGTTGCCCGGCTCGTGGCGGGTGGCCTTCGGACAAAAGTATACCTGGTGAGTACCGGCAGTTTCGACACGCACGCCAGGCAGGCCGAACCCGACGACACCACAACGGGCGTCCATGCTCAATTGCTGGGTCGGGTGGCAGAGGCCGTTAGCGCGTTTATGGACGATCTGAAGGGGCTTAATGTAGCCGATCGGGTGATGGGCATGACTTTCTCCGAGTTTGGTCGACGGATAAAATCCAACGCCAGCGGTGGTACAGATCATGGCGCAGCCGCCCCGGTTTTCTACTTTGGAAATGCCGTTAAAGCGGGCATTATCGGCACCAATCCGCAGCTACCCGCCAATGCTACCGTAAACGACAACATTGCCATGCAGCACGACTTCCGGTCGGTCTACGCTACCGTTCTACAGCAGTGGCTCAATTTGCCGCCCGACGATGTGCAGAAGGTATTAATGGGACAGTTTCCGTTATTGCCGATGGTATAGTGCGGACAAGATGTCCGCCTTACACGATCAGCGCGTCAGCAGGCCAGCATCCAGTACAAACTGCGAACCGGTCACATACCGGGACTTATCCGACACCAGAAACAGCACCATCGCCGAAACGTCTTCCGGTTCTACCCAGGGTACAGGCAGCAAGTTTCCCGCCGAGCGTTCGGCGATTTCCTGCGTGGTAGTGCCTTCCAGTTCAGCCAGTCCATCGTTCATCGGCGTATTAACGCCCGTCGGGTGAATCGAGTTGACCCGGATATTATGCGGAGCCAGTTCAATGGCCCATGACTTCGTCAGGCCGACCAGCCCCCACTTCGACGCGGCATAATGGCTCAGTCGGTTCATGCCGCGAAGCCCGGCAATGGATGAATTGTTGATGATCACGCCCGATTTCTGCTCCATCATGACTGGAATTATGCGCCGGGCTACCAGCCAAGCACCCTTCAAATTAATGTCGATCATGGCATCCCACTCGTCTTCGGGCAATTCATGAACGAGTCCATAGGCACAGATACCGGCATTATTGAACAGTATATCGATACGGCCAAAACGCGTCATAGCCGCATCGACGGCCTGTTTGATATCGGCATCGCGCCGGACATCGCCCTGGGCTGCCACACAGGACACTCCAAGGGCTTCCACCTCACGGATCAACGAGTCGAGCTCACTTTCGGAGCCGAGCGCATAACCGGGATAGGCCAGCGGTTTGGCCAGATCGAAGGCTACGATGTGAGCACCTTCCCGGGCTAACGCCAGAGCCACCGCCCGCCCCTGCCCATGAGCAGCTCCGGTAATAAACGCGACTTCACCTTGTAATTCGGCCATTGGCTAGGGTTGAGTTTTGTTGGTTAAAGGCAGATACGGGTACAGATACTCATCAATGTTGACGTCGAGCACGTTGTTGAACACATTGGTCGCAATCATCTGGCCCGCAAATGCCACCAGCACCACAATCTGCTGATCCGTGTAACGCTCCGCAATGGGGGCATACAGTTCATCCGAAACCTCACCTTTATGCTGCGCAATGGCACTGCCGAAATCAATAAGTGCCTGTTCGGAATCCGTTAGGTGAAGATCTTCGGGACGTTCGCCATTGTCGATGATGATTCGCCGGAAAAAGGTCGTGCACAACGGGCAGTTCGACCCTTCCGAAATAGCGTGCGCAAATAGATACGCCTGCCGGTTTCCCACAATTTTCTTGACCTCTTCGTACAACGGGTACCATTGCATATACACCTGAAAGGCCAGCAGTGAGCGGCCCAGCGTGGCTTTCATATTGGTGATCCGGCTACCCGGATAATCCGTCACGTGGGCCTCAAAAGCCGCGTCAATAGCAGGGGTCACTTCGGTAGCTGACAGGGGCGTAATACGAGGCATAGCTGGGTGAGTTAGAAAAGAGTTTGTGGTTTGTCGTCCCCGTTCAGAGGCAGGTCAACACATTCACTGCTTCCACGGTCCGTGTCCTCACGGACCGTGGAAGAGGCTCTGCTGGCCTAAATCTATATAAGAGTCCTTACAACTTACTTAACCGATCGGCAGCTTCCTGCAAGACGGCGTCCTCTTTGGCAAAACAGAAACGCAGGATTTTGTAGTCGTTTTTCTGGTGATAAAACACAGAAACAGGAATGGCCGCAACCCCGATCTCATTGGTAAGCCGTATGGCCAGGTCGTAATCGGGTTCGTTGGTGATAGCTGCATACGAAACGGTCTGAAAAAAACTTCCTTCCGCTGGTTTGATCGTAAATCGTGAACTCCGCAACCCATCCAGAAACAAATCGCGCTTACGCTGGTAAAAAGCAGACAGTTGCTGGTAAGGCTCCGGTTGTTTCAGGTAATCGGCCAGCGCGTACTGAATTGGGGTAACGGTACTAAAGGTCAGGTACTGGTGAATTTTACGAAACTCAACGCTGAGACTTTTCGGGGCCAGACAATACCCGATTTTCCAGCCGGTAATGTGATACGTTTTTCCAAATGATCCCACCACAAACGTGCGCTCCTGCAACACCGGATGCGTCATAAGGGAGTGGTGGGTCCGGCCATCGAACAGGATGTGTTCGTATACTTCATCGCTCACAATCCAGATGTTGCGGTCGTAGATCAACTCTGCCAGTTTATTCAGGTCATCGGTGGTCCAGACGTGGCCCGTTGGATTGTGGGGTGTATTGACTAAAATCAGCCTTGTCTTGTCCGTAATTTTCTCACGAACGGCCTGCCAGTCAATGCTGTAGTCCGGTGGGGTTAGCGTCACATAAACAGGAATGCCGCCATTGAGTTCGATGGCGGGCACATAACTGTCATAAGCGGGTTCAATGACCAGCACTTCGTCGCCGGGCCGCACGACTGCCGTAACAGCGGCAAAAATTGCTTCCGTTGCGCCCGACGTAACCGTCACTTCCGTATCCGGGTCGTAGGCTACGCCATACTGCTCAAACGTTTTCTGAGCCAGGGCTTCGCGCAGGACTGGCACGCCAGTCATCGGCGCATACTGGTTAAAGCCTTTCCGCATGTAGTGCTCAACCAGCGACACCAGTTCGGGCGCGCAGTCGAAGCCAGGAAATCCCTGCGATAAATTGATAGCGCCCGTTTCGGTTGCCAGTTTAGACATGACGGTAAAAATCGTCGTGCCTACGTTTGGTAGTTTGGAGGCAAGTCCGGCTCCTATCCTTTCTATTTTTTGTATACTCATTCTCACCTGATTTACATGGCTTTCCCAGCGTCCCGATCAATGATCCCCATAACGCTTTTCGCCAGCGGTTACAGCCAGCGCCAGCTTGTTTTGTTTAGGCGGTATGGGGCAGGTAGCGTAGGGTGTAAACGCGCAGGGCGGGTTAATGGCCTGGTTAAAATCAAGCGTTACCCATTCTTTCTCCGATGGTGAATTCCCGTTTCCGGCAGCAATTGGTTTATCGGCATACAGAAACCGGCCTGAACCGTAGGTTTCGTGCGCATTTGTGTTATCTCCGAACAGAATAAACAATTTTTCTCCTTCGCCAACGGCATCCAGCCGGTAGGTTTTGCCCGCCCGCTCAAACACCAGCGTACCTGCCAGTGGCTGTTGCGATACGATGCCTAATACGTCGATGATCGGAATGGTTTTTGGTGAAGCGGGTGCTTCGAAACGCGCCTTCACCCGCCAGCTTTCATCAACGGGGTAGCGGTCAATAGACTGAAATTCTTTCAGATAAGGGCTTTCCAGGTCGCGTAATCGAACGCCATATTTATCGCCCCGCTTAATAATGAACCACCGCAGCGAGCCATTAGCCAATACCGTTGGTTTCGTATTGGATGCAAAAATGACGAGTGGTTCGGTGACCGCCTTCCCATCGACCAGCACGGTTTTGTCTGCATTCGGGGCAAAGCGTACCTCGCCTTTTTCGAGGTAAAGTGTACCTAAATCGACGGAAGCATTGGCAGCCGGAAAAGCCAAATCGAAGTCAGATCCACGGCCGAGTGAGTTCTTACCCTCGGTCAGCCAGAACAATCCGGCAAGGTTCAGCCAGCCCGTTTCGCTTTTGAGGGAACTCACCCGATGCTGATGCCACTCATCAATTTGTGCCTTATACGATGGTTCGTCGGCGTGTTTCCACCCCACAGACGCGGCCATTGCCAGAAACCATACGCCGAAAAAACAGCGTGAGTAGCCATTCAGCGGTCTCGATACCTGCTTAATACGTTGCATGATGAACAGGATTAAGGTTGTCAATAACGGAAGAAATCGCTTCCGAGTCGAGGGTACGGTCAAAGTTTTCGTCCAGAAAATGGTAAGCAATCCGCCGATCCTGGCCAATGACATATAAAGCAGGTGTGAAGGCTTCTTCCGAAATACCCGACACGCGCTCCCAAACCGGATAATCTTCACTATAAACCCCAAACCGCTGCGCCACGCTCGATTCGGCATCGTAGGCTACCCGAAAGTCCAGGCTACCCACCTGCCGCGCCAGAATGCTGGGCGATTCATTGGAAAACACAACTAACTCCGCATCGACCGCCAGTAATGACTGGTTGAGCCGGATGAGCGATTCCAGATAAGGCCGCGCGTAGCGTCCCCAACAAGGGCAGTAGAAACTGACCACCAACGGCCGTTCATTGACCAGATCGAGCAGCGACGTTTCGCCACCCGATAGTTTCTGACCAAAAACCGATGCCCGCCAATCGTTCGGCGCGCCAGACAGACTAAAAAACGGAGCCAGATCGCCCGTTTTTAATGGATTGGTCGGAACCGTTTTCGAGCGCTGCTGTGCGTTCACTGTACGAATATCACCCAGTTCATTTTGAAATTCGAGCGTCATAGTTATACGTGTTTACTGGATTTTAGTTTTATACTACCCTATTCTGTTTTCGAGAATGGGTAAGCTTAGTGTACGCCATACACCAACTGGAAATAGCGCTTTTGAACGAGGGAAAAGTACGCCCAGATCGACAAGCTGCCGATGTAGGCCAGGACAATCAGCATGGGATTTCCCAAGGTCACATACAGCGCTATCCACAGCACCGCCAGCCGGCCAATTTCCAGGTACAGCACCCAGCGACGTTGCTCAAGCAACGCACCGCAGTTGATCACCGTCAGCAGTATAAATAAGCTGGTCAGTAGTTGAAGCGAAGCCGGTACGGAACGTTCAATCAGCAGAAAGACAAATAAAATGGCCAGCGTACCGGCCAACTGCCCACCCACATAGCCTCGAAACCGCCAGTTGCTGTTATGAACCGTCGAGCGGCCCGCAGCGTCGGCCGACAGGAACTGGCATTCCAGTCGGTCCCGAATAGCTGAATCAATAGAGTCGGGGCGATTAATTAACACCGCCAGTTTTGCCCGCCGGCTGGGTGCCCGTCGAACGGCAACGAACACTTCGAGCAAGCCATGAAAATGCTGCCACAGAAAACTGTGACTGTCCAGTGGTTTGGTCAGCCCGTAGACAGGCTCCTCCTGTTCTTCGGCAAACGTACCGAACAGTTTGTCCCAGATAATGAACATGTCGCCGTAGTTCTTGTCGAGGTATTGTGGGTTGCTGGCGTGGTGTACTCGGTGGTGAGACGGTGTTACAAGAATATATTCGAGCCACCCTAACTTGCCAATGGTGCGGGTATGAATAAAAAATGGATACAGTCCGTGAATCAGCAAGACACCCGTGATCATTTCGGCCGGAAATCCCACAATGGGCAGGATAGCCCAGAAGCCCGTGCGCACAACCGCCTGGAATACCGTAATACGAGCCGAAACGGTATAGTTGAAATCGTCGCTTTGGTGATGCACCACATGCACGGCCCAGAATACATTGATTTCGTGAGCCAGCCGATGATACCAGTACCAGACAAAGTCCGTAGCGATCAGCAACGCCAGCCAGCCCCAAACTGTAGCCTTAATATCGAGCAGGGCATAATGGCGATGCAGGTACTCGTAAAAAAAGAAGAACGCACCGGTGGTAAACGTATCCAGCAACCGCTCGGCAATGCCGACGTTAAGATTAGCCACCGAGTTGTTGAACCGAAAGTAGGATCTATTCTGCCGTTTCGCCACCAGGTATTCCAGTCCCATAAAGAAGAGAAACAGCGGAACCGCGAGAGCCAGCCAGTTATAGTGCATACGTCAATGCATTGTAGAGACGCAACACCTTGCGTCTTCTGTCCTAGTAAACTGCTTACCGAAGAATCTTAGCCCCTAACCGATGATAAAATGGCGTTTTGCTGGCCGCATTTTTGGGCTGATAGTCACCCGTAACTAGCGGAATGTACATGACCCGACGGCGGCTCTCGGCCCCAATATTAGGCGACTGCTCTACCCGATGCCACAAGCTGCCGTTGTGAATGGTCAGGTCGCCAGCTTCGATATCGAACCCTACTTCGCGGGGATCGGGGCGGTGATCTATAAACTGACGTTTACGGAACAGCGTTAGCAACGTGTTTTGTTTGTGGGTACCCGGCAAGACGCGCAATCCTCCATTGCTCATCGGGCAGTCGTCGAGGTGAAGTCCCACGTTCAGCATAGGCCGGATTCGCTGTCCAAGAAACAAATCGCGCGGGCTATCTGTATGCCAGCCCATACGCGAGAAGTTGCTCTCAGGCGTGCGAACATAATGGTTTACCACCAGGCCATCCTTTTCTTCTTCGCCAATACGGCCACTATAGGGCTGCAGAAGACTGGTAAGGCCTTTCAGACGCTCATCCTGTAAAAACTCGTGTAGTACAGGACTAAAGAGAGATGTAAACGCAAATCGCTGAACAATACGCTGCCCGTTTTCATCACGACCGTACTTAATGGGAATACCATTGATTTTGTCAACGTCTTCGGCAATCCAGTCCGCTTCAACGCGCTGTAATTCATGGAGAAAAACCTGCACGGTATCACGGCTGACGAAGTTTCTAATGTGTAGAAACCCATTTTTTTCAAAGAAAGCGATTTCCTCTGCGCTTAGTATTTGTGCAGGAAGAACAGAAGCCAAATTACCAGATAATGCTACCATAGAGTTGAACGTTAGTGTCGTTTGAACTGATTTATTCTTATTTTCTATTTACTATACAGAATAAGTATAGTATTACTGCTAATAAAAAAGGCAACTAATTATTTGCCACAAAAAGGAGGAATTTACCGGGAGCCTATTCGGGCTCAGACAGGCTAGAAAGACTAATTTAACAACAACGCATACCCATCATCATAGTGAGATGATTGGTTACCAGATGGGTCACTGAGCACAAATAGGCTGGTTGTTGGTCAAATTTCATAAGCTAATGGACTATATAAGGCAATAGTCGCTTAGTTTGATAGGCAAAGGTGAATAATGATTTTTCTTTTTCCAAATTTTTATTGAGTGTTCTCAAAACTCATCCTATTGACTCCTAAAATTAAAGTAGATACAGCAAATAATACCCTTTAGACTTCTGTAATAAAAAAAAGATTATTTTGCACTTATTTGAACACATGAATCTAAAACCAACTTGCTACTTTTATGAAACATAATTTACAGACAAGGATTAGCGCCTGTCTAGCATACATCTGGATCTCATTCCTGATCAGTCAGGCAGCCTTTGCGCAAGATCACCGGCTTACGGGCCGGGTATTATCCGGAAAAGACCAGCAACCCATACCAGGCGTTAACATCTTAGTAAGAAATACTCAATTAGGTACGACGACAGATGGCAATGGCAATTTTACACTGAACGTTCCTGCCAAGGCTACGCTCGTTTTCAGCGCCATTGGGTATGCCGGAAATACCGTTGAAGTAAGCAATCAGACCCAGTTGACCGTTACACTTCAGGAAGCCGAGCAAAGCCTGGGCGAGGTCGTTGTGACAGCTTTGGGTATCAGGAAAGAAGCAAAACGCCTTGGCTACGCTACAGCCACTGTCAACCCTGAACAGGTAACCACAAACCGGTCCGTTAACTTTATAAATGCCCTGCAGGGTAAAATTGCCGGGGTAAACATTTCCAGCCTTGGTACGGGTGCTGCCGGTACGAGTAAAATTCGTATCCGGGGTCAGTCATCTTTCTCAGGACAGAACTCGCCCCTCATCGTTATTAATGGTGTGCCGGTCGATAACACCAACTTCGGCCAGAACAATGGCAACAACGGCAGCGACAATTCCATTGGTAACCGTGACCGGAACTACTCCGATGGTGGCGACGGGCTATCGTCCATCAACCCGGACGATATCGAAGGCATGACCGTTTTGAAAGGCGGTACGGCGGCAGCTTTATATGGCTCACGGGCAAAAGACGGCGCTATTCTGATTACTACCAAAACGAAAGGGACAGGTCAGGGAATTGGTGTAACCTACAACATGAACTACACCAGCGACCATCCGTTGGACTACACCGACTATCAGTATGAATACGGTCAGGGCGAATATGGTGTTCGGCCAACGGCCCCCAACCCAACCTCGGGCGTCTGGAGCTTCGGTGAGAAATTTGCCGGGCAAACACAGGTGCTGTTTGGTGGCATAACGCTGCCTTACGCACCGGTTCGGAATCGGATCAATGCCTTCTACCGGGATGGGTCAACGATGACCAACTCCGTTGCCGTTTCGTCGGGTAGCGACAAGGGGGGCTTCAACCTCTCCGTTTCTAACCTGGATAACAAGGGCATTACCCGCAACAACACCTTCAACCGGAAAACCATCAACCTGGGTTTCAGCTACAACCTGTCGACGAGACTGACGGTCACGGGTACGATGAACTACTCGAACGAGTACAACAAGAACCCGCCCCAGATTGCTCAGCAGGACAACAGTACGCCTACCGTACTTTACACGCTGGCCAACTCCATGCCGCTCGACGTGCTGGAAGCCAACCAGATCAATCCGGCTACCGGCAACGAGTTTATTTATTCGCGGTTTATGAACCGGACAAACCCCTACTTTGTGCTCAACAACAAGTTTGAGAACATCCGCCGGGATCGTCTGTTCGGTAATATTTCAGCCCGCTACAACGTGACCGACTGGCTCTATATTCAGGGCCGGGTCGGGCAGGATTACTGGTCACGCGACCAGGATTATAACTTCCCCACGGGGCAGGCTTCCCTGGCGGCCGCTCCAGCCGGTTTTGTGAATGGGGCTTATGTGCAGGAAGCCCGCCGATTCCGCGAAGTCAATACCGACTTCCTGATTGGGGCTAACCACAAGTTTGGTGTTCTGGGCATCGACCTAACGCTGGGCGGGAACCAGCTCTATCGCCGGTCTGATCTGAACAGCGTTCTGGCTACTGATTTCGTTGTCCGGGGGCTTTATACACCACAGAATGGCCGGGTAAAAGACCCGCAGTACAGTTTGAGCGAACGCAAAGTAAACTCGCTCTATGCAGCCGCTGAATTTTCGTTTAAAGATGTTCTCTTCCTGAACGGAACCGTTCGGAACGATTGGTTCTCGACGCTATCTCCGGCAAACCGCAGTATCCTATATCCATCTGTAACGGGTAGTTTCGTCTTTTCGCAGGCCTTCAATAACTTACCCACCTGGCTGAATTTTGGTAAATTACGGGCCGCTTATGCAGAAGTGGGCAGCGACGGCGATGTAGGGCCGTATTCGAATAATCTGTTCTACGCGGTCAATGCCAATCTCTTCCCGAATCCTGCCGGTAATGGCCAGCCCCTGGGCTATATTACGTCCAATACGGTTCCCAGTACTACACTCAAACCCAGTCGTGTCGCTGAAACCGAATTAGGGCTGGAATTGAAGATGTTTAACAACCGGGTGGGCCTGGATGTGGCGGTTTACAACAAGATTACCAGCGACCAGATTGTTGCCAAGCAATCGTCTGATGCGTCTGGCTATACAAGTTCGCTCATCAACAGTGGCCAAAGCCGCAATCAGGGCATTGAAGTATTGCTGAACCTGGCGCCCGTGCGGACCAAGGATTTCTCGTGGGATATTACGCTGAATGGTTCGTACAATCAGACCAAACTGCTCCGGTTATTGACTGATGACGACGGGACACCGGGCAAAGACTATAACAACGATAAATTGCCCGAGCAAATCGTAGTCGGTACAGGCATTTACGTAGGTGAACTGCGCCAGGTAGTCGGCCAGCAGCTGGGCCAATTGTATACGTACGGCTATAAACGCAATGAGCAGGGGCAACTTATTAATGGAAGTGATGGTCTTCCTGTACGAACAGATTCGCCTATCTCGTTCGGTTCAGCCCTGCCCCGTTATGTAGGCGGCATTACCAACAGCTTCAATTATAAAGGCATAAGTTTATCCTTCCTGATTGACTTTAAACTGGGTGGAAAAATGATTTCAGGTACTAACCTGAATGCTTTCCGGCATGGCTTGCAAAAAGAAACGCTAGTTGGTCGTGGCGATGCGGATAACAAAATGGTAGGG
It encodes:
- a CDS encoding phytanoyl-CoA dioxygenase family protein, whose translation is MVALSGNLASVLPAQILSAEEIAFFEKNGFLHIRNFVSRDTVQVFLHELQRVEADWIAEDVDKINGIPIKYGRDENGQRIVQRFAFTSLFSPVLHEFLQDERLKGLTSLLQPYSGRIGEEEKDGLVVNHYVRTPESNFSRMGWHTDSPRDLFLGQRIRPMLNVGLHLDDCPMSNGGLRVLPGTHKQNTLLTLFRKRQFIDHRPDPREVGFDIEAGDLTIHNGSLWHRVEQSPNIGAESRRRVMYIPLVTGDYQPKNAASKTPFYHRLGAKILR
- a CDS encoding sterol desaturase family protein, which translates into the protein MHYNWLALAVPLFLFFMGLEYLVAKRQNRSYFRFNNSVANLNVGIAERLLDTFTTGAFFFFYEYLHRHYALLDIKATVWGWLALLIATDFVWYWYHRLAHEINVFWAVHVVHHQSDDFNYTVSARITVFQAVVRTGFWAILPIVGFPAEMITGVLLIHGLYPFFIHTRTIGKLGWLEYILVTPSHHRVHHASNPQYLDKNYGDMFIIWDKLFGTFAEEQEEPVYGLTKPLDSHSFLWQHFHGLLEVFVAVRRAPSRRAKLAVLINRPDSIDSAIRDRLECQFLSADAAGRSTVHNSNWRFRGYVGGQLAGTLAILFVFLLIERSVPASLQLLTSLFILLTVINCGALLEQRRWVLYLEIGRLAVLWIALYVTLGNPMLIVLAYIGSLSIWAYFSLVQKRYFQLVYGVH
- a CDS encoding SusC/RagA family TonB-linked outer membrane protein, whose amino-acid sequence is MKHNLQTRISACLAYIWISFLISQAAFAQDHRLTGRVLSGKDQQPIPGVNILVRNTQLGTTTDGNGNFTLNVPAKATLVFSAIGYAGNTVEVSNQTQLTVTLQEAEQSLGEVVVTALGIRKEAKRLGYATATVNPEQVTTNRSVNFINALQGKIAGVNISSLGTGAAGTSKIRIRGQSSFSGQNSPLIVINGVPVDNTNFGQNNGNNGSDNSIGNRDRNYSDGGDGLSSINPDDIEGMTVLKGGTAAALYGSRAKDGAILITTKTKGTGQGIGVTYNMNYTSDHPLDYTDYQYEYGQGEYGVRPTAPNPTSGVWSFGEKFAGQTQVLFGGITLPYAPVRNRINAFYRDGSTMTNSVAVSSGSDKGGFNLSVSNLDNKGITRNNTFNRKTINLGFSYNLSTRLTVTGTMNYSNEYNKNPPQIAQQDNSTPTVLYTLANSMPLDVLEANQINPATGNEFIYSRFMNRTNPYFVLNNKFENIRRDRLFGNISARYNVTDWLYIQGRVGQDYWSRDQDYNFPTGQASLAAAPAGFVNGAYVQEARRFREVNTDFLIGANHKFGVLGIDLTLGGNQLYRRSDLNSVLATDFVVRGLYTPQNGRVKDPQYSLSERKVNSLYAAAEFSFKDVLFLNGTVRNDWFSTLSPANRSILYPSVTGSFVFSQAFNNLPTWLNFGKLRAAYAEVGSDGDVGPYSNNLFYAVNANLFPNPAGNGQPLGYITSNTVPSTTLKPSRVAETELGLELKMFNNRVGLDVAVYNKITSDQIVAKQSSDASGYTSSLINSGQSRNQGIEVLLNLAPVRTKDFSWDITLNGSYNQTKLLRLLTDDDGTPGKDYNNDKLPEQIVVGTGIYVGELRQVVGQQLGQLYTYGYKRNEQGQLINGSDGLPVRTDSPISFGSALPRYVGGITNSFNYKGISLSFLIDFKLGGKMISGTNLNAFRHGLQKETLVGRGDADNKMVGPGVNEKGEVNAVRAFVQDYYSVGRSKSLGEQVVYDAGLWKLRQISLGYDFTKLLPKTLFIKGVRLSAVANNVAIIKKWVPNIDPEQFGFSSDNLIGLESTGLPTTRSVGFNLNVKF